From the genome of Candidatus Methylacidiphilales bacterium, one region includes:
- a CDS encoding phytoene/squalene synthase family protein, with the protein MGHVDESFEAARQITQKFARSFYFASKALDPETRNACYAVYAFCRSADDAVDLLAERNETAQEALRPYFTYISALQGDPKDKNEALPKWWEAWAATVRRYDIPIVYFEELLKGLAMDQGRVRIADGQELRLYCYRVASVVGMMLTHIFVRNPSAELLQYAEAMGRAMQLTNILRDVAEDWERDRIYLPQSELKAFGVDEESIASRRMTKALRGYLRAKVFEARGYYREAERGIRELPRGRIRLAVWIMRYVYGGILDVIEEREYDIFSSRAYVSFPRKIVLAFQAFRAERMSDL; encoded by the coding sequence ATGGGTCACGTGGATGAGAGTTTTGAAGCTGCTCGGCAAATCACGCAGAAGTTTGCTAGGAGTTTTTATTTCGCTTCGAAAGCCTTAGATCCAGAGACACGAAATGCTTGTTATGCCGTTTATGCATTCTGTCGAAGTGCAGATGATGCAGTAGATCTTCTTGCAGAACGAAACGAGACTGCGCAAGAAGCCCTAAGACCTTATTTTACCTATATATCTGCGCTTCAAGGGGACCCTAAAGATAAAAACGAAGCGCTTCCCAAATGGTGGGAGGCTTGGGCAGCTACTGTCAGGCGTTACGATATCCCGATAGTCTATTTCGAAGAACTCCTCAAGGGCTTAGCGATGGATCAAGGAAGGGTGCGAATTGCGGACGGCCAGGAGCTGCGGCTGTATTGTTATCGCGTGGCTTCTGTGGTCGGCATGATGTTGACACACATTTTTGTTCGGAATCCGAGCGCGGAGTTGTTGCAGTATGCTGAGGCTATGGGGCGGGCGATGCAGTTAACGAATATCTTGCGAGACGTGGCAGAGGATTGGGAACGGGATCGGATTTACCTTCCTCAGAGTGAATTAAAAGCTTTTGGAGTAGATGAGGAAAGTATCGCCTCGCGTCGCATGACCAAAGCTCTGCGAGGTTATCTTCGAGCCAAAGTATTCGAAGCGCGAGGGTATTACCGTGAAGCAGAGCGTGGGATTCGAGAGTTGCCCCGAGGGAGAATACGTCTGGCTGTGTGGATTATGCGTTATGTATATGGGGGCATTTTAGACGTTATTGAGGAGCGCGAGTATGATATTTTCTCATCGCGAGCCTACGTCTCTTTTCCACGAAAAATCGTGCTGGCATTTCAAGCCTTTCGTGCTGAGAGAATGAGTGATTTATGA
- a CDS encoding lysophospholipid acyltransferase family protein: MIRATPSWWGRHILRPFFEWHLRRHFHAAYFWGWESWKRIADDEPILAYANHSSWWDAIVLIHLIPFFKPRQSYCMMERLEDYPFFRHLGAYSVSLSRPVEAAVSLRYTSRLIGSRHALVWIFPQGRILPPHSSFEVREGFRWLIRRHPHAALLPLGLRYGFAEHERPIIAGAFGEPLRGEDRERLCVERLEQLLRMLDQRVGVWDWSGARVTLRPGLSLHERWDRWRGRLFFWSGRQSRAEK, translated from the coding sequence ATGATTCGGGCGACACCGAGCTGGTGGGGACGTCACATTTTAAGACCGTTTTTTGAATGGCATCTTCGAAGGCATTTTCATGCAGCTTATTTTTGGGGTTGGGAATCGTGGAAAAGGATAGCGGATGATGAACCAATCTTAGCATACGCGAATCATTCAAGCTGGTGGGATGCGATTGTGTTGATCCATCTGATACCCTTTTTTAAGCCACGCCAGTCGTATTGCATGATGGAGCGATTGGAGGATTACCCTTTCTTTAGGCATCTTGGCGCTTATTCGGTCAGTCTCAGTCGGCCTGTTGAAGCGGCCGTTTCGTTGCGCTACACCAGTAGATTGATCGGTAGTAGACATGCTCTTGTCTGGATCTTTCCTCAAGGTAGAATCTTGCCTCCTCATTCTTCTTTTGAGGTGAGAGAGGGATTTCGATGGCTAATCCGTCGACATCCTCATGCAGCACTTCTGCCTCTTGGACTGCGATATGGTTTTGCTGAGCATGAGCGACCTATCATTGCAGGCGCTTTCGGTGAACCACTGCGCGGCGAAGATCGTGAGCGTCTCTGTGTGGAGCGGCTAGAGCAATTATTGAGGATGTTGGATCAGCGAGTTGGGGTATGGGATTGGTCTGGCGCAAGAGTGACTTTGCGGCCGGGTCTTTCCTTGCATGAAAGGTGGGACCGCTGGCGAGGTCGGTTGTTTTTTTGGAGTGGGAGACAAAGTCGGGCAGAGAAGTAG
- the atpG gene encoding ATP synthase F1 subunit gamma translates to MANLREIRRRIKSIKNTAQITKAMQMVAASKMRKAQQQALASAPYQRILDHIARSLHEARSGADLTHPLLDARPLRRQTIVLITTDKGLCGALNSNLLRETLKYEKESPDVSFDYITIGRKGRQFIARLGRSLTADFELKESFGFRDTKKISQFLIQSFLDNQTDKIIVAYSEFINTLAQKPVLTQLLPLGSAATVTTSALSDASPSDNSPVAQYLFEPHPVELLNNMLPYFVHYSLYQKVLSARASEHSARMVAMKNATDNAQTIIKELTLDYNKQRQANITTELLEIATAQMAMNQ, encoded by the coding sequence ATGGCCAACCTCCGCGAAATCCGTCGCCGCATCAAGTCCATCAAAAACACTGCTCAGATCACCAAAGCCATGCAAATGGTGGCTGCGTCCAAAATGCGCAAAGCACAACAACAAGCCCTCGCCTCCGCTCCTTACCAACGTATCCTCGATCATATCGCTCGTTCATTACACGAAGCTCGCTCTGGAGCAGACCTCACCCATCCTCTCCTCGACGCACGTCCTCTCCGTCGCCAGACAATAGTTCTCATCACGACCGATAAAGGGCTCTGTGGTGCTCTTAATTCCAACCTTCTTCGGGAAACCCTGAAATACGAAAAGGAAAGCCCAGACGTCTCCTTCGACTACATCACCATAGGCAGAAAAGGTCGCCAATTCATCGCTCGACTCGGCCGTTCTCTAACCGCAGATTTCGAGCTCAAGGAAAGCTTTGGTTTTCGCGACACCAAAAAAATCAGCCAATTCCTCATCCAATCTTTCTTAGATAATCAAACAGACAAAATCATCGTAGCCTATTCTGAATTCATCAATACTTTGGCTCAAAAACCAGTCCTCACTCAGCTTCTTCCTCTTGGCTCAGCCGCAACAGTGACGACCTCTGCTTTATCTGATGCCAGCCCCTCGGACAATTCCCCCGTAGCTCAATACCTCTTCGAACCACACCCTGTCGAGCTTCTGAATAACATGCTGCCTTACTTCGTCCACTACTCCCTCTACCAAAAAGTGCTCTCCGCAAGAGCTTCTGAACATTCAGCACGCATGGTGGCAATGAAAAACGCCACCGACAACGCCCAGACCATTATCAAAGAACTCACACTAGATTATAACAAACAGCGGCAAGCCAACATCACCACAGAGCTCCTAGAAATTGCCACAGCACAAATGGCTATGAATCAATAG
- the atpA gene encoding F0F1 ATP synthase subunit alpha translates to MNTLLQEIEQRIAGIKTTITKSNVGTVRQIADGVAKIEGLSDIALNEMIEFEGNIYGLALNLEETEVGAIILGDFGKIKQGTRARATGRLLQVPVGKELLGRVIDPLGNPLDGKGPIKTNVSYPVEKIAPGIIKRKPVSQPVQTGIIAIDAMIPIGRGQRELIIGDRATGKTTIAIDTIINQSRINSANEGNPNFRPLYSIYVAIGQKNSNIARVLDVLSEANATPYTIIIVASASDSATMQYLAPFAGAAIGEWFMDNGMDALIVYDDLSKHAVAYRQVSLVLKRPSGREAYPGDVFYLHSRLLERSARLNEQNGNGSLTALPIIETQAGDVSAYIPTNVISITDGQIYLETDLFYQGIRPAISVGLSVSRVGSAAQIKAMKQVAGKIKGELAQFRELAAFAQFGSDLDPATKARIDRGQRIVELFKQPQYNPIPVEIQVALLWAMQNNFFDPIPLDKIKDFQHKLTEHLTMRHEPLLAAIRQKAVIDDQIAQELKAAITLFAENYKLS, encoded by the coding sequence ATGAACACCCTTCTCCAGGAAATCGAGCAGCGCATAGCGGGAATCAAAACCACCATTACCAAGTCAAATGTCGGCACGGTCCGCCAAATAGCCGACGGCGTCGCGAAAATTGAAGGCCTTTCCGACATAGCATTAAACGAAATGATCGAATTTGAGGGCAACATTTATGGATTGGCCTTAAACCTCGAAGAAACTGAAGTCGGGGCGATCATTTTAGGCGATTTTGGAAAAATCAAACAAGGCACACGAGCTCGAGCCACTGGTCGCCTGCTGCAGGTTCCGGTTGGAAAGGAACTACTAGGCCGCGTCATCGATCCTCTCGGCAATCCACTGGACGGTAAAGGACCGATTAAAACGAACGTCAGTTACCCCGTAGAAAAAATCGCTCCCGGTATTATCAAGCGAAAACCCGTCTCCCAGCCCGTTCAGACAGGAATCATTGCAATAGACGCCATGATCCCGATCGGCCGCGGACAACGCGAACTCATTATCGGTGACCGCGCCACAGGCAAAACAACCATTGCCATTGATACCATCATCAATCAATCTCGTATCAATAGTGCCAACGAAGGCAACCCCAATTTCCGCCCACTCTATTCTATCTACGTCGCCATCGGTCAGAAAAATTCAAATATCGCAAGAGTCCTCGACGTGCTATCTGAGGCCAACGCCACCCCATACACAATCATCATCGTAGCCAGCGCTTCCGATAGCGCCACCATGCAATACCTGGCCCCATTCGCCGGCGCAGCCATTGGAGAGTGGTTCATGGACAATGGCATGGACGCCTTGATCGTCTATGATGATCTTTCCAAACACGCCGTTGCCTATCGCCAAGTCTCTTTGGTCTTAAAACGCCCCTCTGGCCGTGAGGCTTACCCCGGCGACGTTTTCTACCTTCACTCACGCCTCCTCGAGCGTTCAGCTCGTCTCAACGAACAAAACGGCAACGGCTCCCTCACCGCACTCCCAATTATCGAAACACAAGCCGGCGACGTCTCCGCCTACATTCCCACGAATGTCATCTCGATCACGGACGGCCAAATCTATCTCGAGACTGATCTCTTCTACCAAGGCATACGACCCGCCATCTCAGTGGGACTATCGGTTTCACGTGTCGGCTCCGCAGCTCAGATCAAAGCAATGAAACAAGTCGCTGGCAAAATCAAAGGCGAATTAGCCCAGTTTCGCGAGCTGGCTGCATTCGCGCAATTCGGCTCAGACCTCGATCCCGCAACAAAAGCTCGCATAGATCGAGGACAACGCATAGTTGAACTCTTCAAGCAGCCACAATACAACCCCATCCCCGTCGAAATCCAAGTCGCACTGCTCTGGGCTATGCAAAATAATTTCTTCGATCCCATCCCTCTGGATAAAATCAAAGATTTCCAACATAAGCTCACAGAGCACCTCACCATGCGGCACGAGCCCCTACTTGCTGCTATCCGTCAAAAAGCCGTGATCGACGATCAGATCGCTCAAGAACTCAAAGCTGCGATCACTCTCTTCGCAGAAAACTACAAGTTAAGCTAA